The proteins below come from a single Streptomyces tubercidicus genomic window:
- a CDS encoding outer membrane lipoprotein carrier protein LolA, translating into MPRNEPTEVSDGWGGERSPRRRKAVRYGVPVAVAGAAAVTIGLVPAFAGSSPDLPKISAQDLIAKVAKSDVQQLSGTVRVTTDLGLPSLPGGAGGFDGAPGGGAKGGDGASASPENKLMELASGSHTLRVAADGPEKQRVSIVDKAAEYSLVHNGNEVWAYDSGSNTALHSTAPGSRGGKEHRAPGGLPKDLKTATPQDLAKEALKAAGDTTSVTVDGTAKVAGRDAYQLLIKPKQAGSTVGSIRVAVDADNGVPLKFTLTPKSGGAAAVDVGFTNVDFAKPAASTFAFTPPKGAKVVDGDKERATAEREHGKAAPFEKLAEAKAKGKGEDKGGPNIIGKGWTSIATIKGDGSGLPSGKDMDKAKSKGAGGDVGAFLDSIGDKVNGSFGSGRVVSTRLVNALVTDNGTVYVGAVDKQTLINAANAAK; encoded by the coding sequence ATGCCACGGAACGAACCGACCGAGGTCAGCGACGGATGGGGCGGGGAGCGCTCGCCGAGGCGGCGTAAGGCGGTGCGGTACGGCGTCCCGGTCGCGGTGGCCGGCGCGGCGGCGGTCACGATCGGGCTGGTCCCGGCGTTCGCAGGCTCCTCTCCGGATCTGCCGAAGATCTCGGCGCAGGACCTGATAGCCAAGGTCGCCAAGTCGGACGTCCAGCAGCTCTCCGGCACGGTCCGGGTCACCACGGACCTCGGTCTGCCGTCCCTGCCGGGCGGAGCGGGCGGCTTCGACGGCGCCCCGGGCGGCGGGGCGAAGGGCGGGGACGGCGCCTCCGCGTCGCCCGAGAACAAGCTGATGGAGCTGGCGTCCGGTTCGCACACGCTGCGCGTCGCGGCCGACGGCCCCGAGAAGCAGCGGGTGTCCATCGTCGACAAGGCCGCCGAATACAGCCTGGTCCACAACGGCAACGAGGTCTGGGCGTACGACAGCGGCAGCAACACCGCCCTGCACAGCACCGCGCCCGGCAGCCGGGGCGGCAAGGAGCACCGGGCCCCCGGGGGCCTGCCGAAGGACCTGAAGACCGCGACGCCGCAGGACCTCGCGAAGGAGGCGCTGAAGGCGGCCGGTGACACGACCTCGGTCACCGTCGACGGCACCGCCAAGGTCGCCGGGCGGGACGCCTACCAGCTGCTGATCAAGCCCAAGCAGGCCGGTTCCACGGTCGGCTCGATCCGGGTCGCGGTGGACGCCGACAACGGTGTGCCGCTGAAGTTCACCCTGACCCCCAAGAGCGGTGGCGCGGCCGCCGTCGACGTCGGTTTCACCAATGTCGACTTCGCCAAGCCCGCCGCGAGCACCTTCGCCTTCACCCCGCCCAAGGGCGCCAAGGTCGTCGACGGCGACAAGGAGCGCGCGACGGCGGAGCGCGAGCACGGCAAGGCCGCCCCGTTCGAGAAGCTCGCCGAGGCCAAGGCCAAGGGCAAGGGTGAGGACAAGGGCGGGCCGAACATCATCGGCAAGGGCTGGACCTCCATCGCCACGATCAAGGGTGACGGCTCCGGTCTTCCCTCCGGCAAGGACATGGACAAGGCCAAGAGCAAGGGCGCGGGCGGCGATGTCGGCGCGTTCCTGGACAGCATCGGCGACAAGGTCAACGGCTCGTTCGGCTCCGGCCGGGTCGTCAGCACGCGCCTCGTCAATGCCCTGGTCACGGACAACGGCACGGTCTACGTCGGCGCCGTCGACAAGCAGACCCTGATCAACGCGGCCAACGCCGCCAAGTAG
- a CDS encoding ABC transporter ATP-binding protein: protein MSAAQLAPGADALRPPTDGPPTDGPGVDRLGADGPGAGSPSAGEGWAIETQGLTKAYRGGRLAVDGLDLAVPRGSVFGFLGPNGCGKTTTIRMLLGLIEATSGHARVLGQPMPAAGRRVLPRVGALIEGPALYGFLSGRDNLRRFDAADPAADPRTRAARVGQALERVGLASAAGKKARAYSLGMKQRLGLAAALLRPRELLVLDEPTNGLDPQGMREIRALIRELAADGTTVFLSSHLLDEIEQVCTHAAVMARGRLLAQGPVADLAAGGLDPRGHVRLTVTTPDTADAARVLTELGVTGVEVTDDRVTGQLPEPEAAMGGGPDGGLDGGPGGGAPRDVAELNAALVHAGVRVRGFGTARASLEEVFVRLTGEGFDVAG, encoded by the coding sequence ATGTCGGCAGCGCAGCTCGCCCCGGGGGCCGATGCCCTGCGGCCGCCCACGGACGGGCCGCCCACCGACGGGCCGGGGGTCGACAGGTTGGGCGCCGACGGGCCGGGCGCCGGGTCGCCGTCCGCCGGGGAGGGCTGGGCGATCGAGACCCAGGGGCTGACCAAGGCGTACCGCGGCGGGCGGCTCGCCGTCGACGGCCTCGATCTGGCCGTACCGCGCGGCAGCGTCTTCGGCTTCCTCGGCCCCAACGGCTGCGGCAAGACCACCACCATCCGCATGCTGCTGGGCCTGATCGAGGCGACCTCCGGCCATGCACGGGTGCTCGGGCAGCCGATGCCCGCCGCGGGCCGCCGGGTGCTGCCCCGGGTCGGCGCGCTCATCGAGGGCCCGGCGCTCTACGGCTTCCTCAGCGGGCGGGACAACCTCCGCCGGTTCGACGCCGCCGACCCGGCCGCCGATCCCCGTACCCGCGCGGCGCGGGTCGGCCAGGCGCTGGAGCGGGTCGGGCTGGCCTCGGCGGCGGGCAAGAAGGCGCGCGCCTACTCCCTCGGCATGAAACAGCGCCTCGGCCTTGCCGCGGCCCTGCTCCGGCCCCGTGAGCTGCTGGTGCTCGACGAGCCCACCAACGGCCTGGACCCGCAGGGCATGCGGGAGATCCGTGCCCTGATCCGTGAGCTGGCGGCGGACGGCACCACCGTCTTCCTCTCCTCCCATCTCCTCGACGAGATCGAGCAGGTCTGCACTCATGCCGCGGTGATGGCCCGCGGCCGACTGCTCGCCCAGGGCCCGGTCGCCGACCTCGCCGCCGGGGGCCTGGACCCGCGCGGCCACGTCAGGCTCACGGTCACCACGCCCGACACGGCGGACGCGGCGCGGGTGCTGACGGAGCTGGGGGTGACCGGGGTCGAGGTCACCGATGACCGGGTGACGGGTCAACTCCCGGAGCCGGAGGCCGCGATGGGCGGTGGGCCGGACGGCGGACTGGACGGCGGACCGGGCGGCGGGGCGCCGCGTGACGTCGCGGAGCTCAATGCCGCGCTGGTGCATGCCGGGGTGCGGGTCCGTGGCTTCGGCACGGCGCGCGCCTCGCTGGAGGAGGTCTTTGTGCGGCTGACCGGGGAGGGCTTCGATGTCGCAGGCTGA
- a CDS encoding ABC transporter permease — protein sequence MSQAEVVRQTPRPLWSLGLLRSEIAMTFRRWRTLALLAVLAGVPVLVGIAVRIETGDGGPGGGGGGGEGGPAFLSQVTHNGLFLVFTSLAVTLPFFLPMSVGVIAGDSLAGEAHGGTLRYLLVAPAGRTRLLLVKYATTLTFCLVGALVVALSALATGALLFPLGEVTLLSGTSVSLGEGLLRALAIAVAVALSLTGVAAVGLFVSTLTTSGIAAMATTVGLLITVQILDTLPQLHAIQPYLFPHYWLSFADLLRDPVYWDQLQKNLGLQALYALVFGSAAWARFTTRDVTA from the coding sequence ATGTCGCAGGCTGAGGTGGTGCGGCAAACGCCCCGGCCGCTGTGGTCGCTGGGGCTGCTGCGCAGCGAGATCGCCATGACGTTCCGGCGCTGGCGCACCCTCGCGCTGCTGGCGGTGCTCGCGGGCGTACCGGTCCTGGTCGGCATCGCCGTACGGATCGAGACCGGTGACGGTGGGCCGGGCGGCGGTGGCGGGGGCGGCGAGGGCGGCCCGGCTTTCCTCTCCCAGGTCACCCACAACGGCCTCTTCCTGGTCTTCACCTCGCTCGCGGTGACCCTGCCGTTCTTCCTGCCGATGTCCGTCGGCGTGATCGCGGGCGACTCGCTCGCCGGGGAGGCGCACGGCGGGACGTTGCGCTATCTCCTGGTCGCCCCCGCGGGCCGCACTCGTCTGCTGCTGGTCAAATACGCCACGACCCTGACGTTCTGCCTGGTCGGCGCCCTGGTCGTGGCGCTGTCCGCACTGGCGACGGGCGCGCTGCTCTTCCCTCTGGGGGAGGTCACCCTGCTCTCCGGCACCTCCGTGTCCCTGGGCGAGGGGCTGCTGCGGGCGCTGGCCATCGCGGTCGCGGTGGCGCTGTCCCTGACCGGGGTGGCGGCCGTCGGCCTGTTCGTCTCGACGCTCACCACCAGCGGCATAGCGGCCATGGCGACCACGGTCGGCCTGCTGATCACGGTGCAGATCCTGGACACCCTCCCGCAGCTGCACGCGATCCAGCCGTACCTCTTCCCGCACTACTGGCTGTCCTTCGCGGATCTGCTCCGTGACCCCGTCTACTGGGACCAGCTGCAGAAGAACCTCGGCCTGCAGGCGCTGTACGCCCTGGTCTTCGGCTCGGCGGCCTGGGCGCGCTTCACCACCCGGGACGTCACTGCGTGA
- the rarD gene encoding EamA family transporter RarD: MQPRTDQRTGLAYGIAAYTMWGLLPLYWHLLDDASPSEILAHRMVWSLPVAVTLLAVLRRWSWLRPLLRQPRRLGLILVATLVISANWFLYIWAVNSGHVLEASLGYFINPLVSIAFGVLVLRERLRPLQWTAVGTGALAVLVMTAAYGRMPWIALALAFSFATYGLVKKGIKLDGIEGFSAETALQLLPALGFLVFLGLRGESSFTTGGVGQALLLSACGLATAVPLICFGAAAVRLPLSTIGMLQYLAPSFQFLLGLTVFHETMPPERWAGFALVWLALAVLTWDALRTAQRGRTALAEAAARAGETGAAETAPAPAGTATPSATAPAAPAPHTTEQPAPPRPPGLTQ; encoded by the coding sequence ATGCAGCCTCGCACCGACCAGCGCACCGGACTCGCCTACGGCATCGCCGCCTACACCATGTGGGGCCTGCTGCCGCTCTACTGGCATCTGCTGGACGACGCCTCGCCGTCCGAGATCCTGGCCCATCGCATGGTGTGGTCGCTGCCGGTCGCCGTCACCCTGCTGGCCGTGCTCCGCCGCTGGTCCTGGCTGCGCCCGCTGCTGCGGCAGCCCCGGCGGCTCGGGCTGATCCTGGTCGCCACCCTGGTGATCTCGGCGAACTGGTTCCTCTACATCTGGGCGGTCAACTCCGGGCATGTGCTGGAGGCGTCGCTGGGCTACTTCATCAATCCGCTGGTCAGCATCGCCTTCGGTGTCCTGGTGCTGCGCGAACGGCTGCGTCCGCTCCAGTGGACCGCGGTGGGGACCGGCGCCCTGGCCGTCCTCGTGATGACCGCCGCCTACGGCCGGATGCCCTGGATCGCGCTCGCGCTGGCCTTCTCGTTCGCGACATATGGGCTGGTCAAGAAGGGCATCAAGCTCGACGGGATCGAGGGCTTCAGCGCCGAGACGGCACTGCAGCTGCTGCCCGCGCTGGGCTTTCTGGTCTTCCTCGGCCTGCGCGGCGAGTCCAGTTTTACCACCGGCGGGGTGGGCCAGGCGCTGCTGCTGTCGGCCTGCGGTCTGGCGACGGCGGTGCCGCTGATCTGCTTCGGCGCGGCGGCCGTGCGGCTGCCGCTGAGCACGATCGGGATGCTGCAGTATCTGGCGCCGAGCTTCCAGTTCCTGCTGGGGCTCACGGTCTTCCACGAGACGATGCCGCCGGAGCGCTGGGCCGGGTTCGCGCTGGTGTGGCTGGCCCTGGCGGTGCTGACCTGGGACGCGCTGCGGACGGCGCAGCGGGGGCGGACGGCACTGGCCGAGGCAGCGGCCCGCGCGGGCGAGACGGGCGCGGCCGAGACGGCACCGGCCCCGGCCGGGACGGCGACGCCCTCGGCAACGGCCCCGGCAGCCCCGGCACCGCACACCACCGAGCAGCCGGCCCCGCCCCGGCCCCCCGGCCTCACGCAGTGA
- a CDS encoding SDR family oxidoreductase codes for MSFVVTGATGALGRLVIEELLRRTAPGEIVALVRDRAKAAGLAAHGVEIRTADYSRPDSLQGAFAAGDRVLFISGNEAGQRVTQHRTVIDAAREAGVGLLAYTSVLGGPTATFSIAEEHLATEQALLASGVPYCLLRNGWYHENYTGALATTLTTGTVVGSAGEGRVATAARRDYAEAAAAVLTGSGQENTVYELSGDTAWTMAEYAAEVSRQTGRRIRYRDLPPEQYVALLVEAGVPALGAQLVADADAGIARGELSATPGELSRLIGRPTTPIAEAIAEALKGLEGMEGRPG; via the coding sequence ATGAGCTTCGTCGTCACCGGCGCCACCGGGGCACTCGGCCGGCTCGTCATCGAGGAACTGCTCCGGCGCACCGCACCGGGCGAGATCGTCGCGCTGGTCCGCGACCGGGCCAAGGCCGCCGGCCTCGCCGCCCACGGGGTGGAGATCAGGACCGCGGACTACAGCCGGCCGGACAGCCTCCAGGGTGCCTTCGCGGCCGGTGACCGGGTGCTGTTCATCTCCGGGAACGAGGCGGGGCAGCGCGTCACCCAGCACCGCACCGTCATCGACGCCGCGCGGGAGGCGGGCGTCGGGCTGCTGGCGTACACCAGCGTGCTGGGCGGGCCGACCGCCACCTTCTCGATCGCCGAGGAGCACCTCGCCACCGAGCAGGCGCTGCTCGCCTCCGGGGTGCCGTACTGCCTGCTGCGCAACGGCTGGTACCACGAGAACTACACCGGCGCGCTCGCCACCACCCTCACGACCGGCACCGTCGTCGGCAGCGCGGGCGAGGGCCGGGTGGCCACCGCCGCGCGCCGGGACTACGCGGAAGCGGCCGCCGCCGTCCTCACCGGCAGCGGCCAGGAGAACACCGTCTACGAGCTGAGCGGCGACACCGCCTGGACGATGGCCGAGTACGCGGCGGAGGTCTCGCGCCAGACCGGCCGGCGCATCCGGTACCGCGATCTGCCGCCGGAGCAGTATGTGGCGCTGCTGGTGGAGGCGGGCGTCCCGGCGCTGGGCGCACAGCTGGTCGCCGACGCGGACGCCGGGATCGCCCGCGGCGAGCTGTCCGCGACGCCCGGCGAGCTGTCCCGGCTCATCGGCCGTCCGACGACACCGATCGCCGAGGCGATTGCGGAGGCGCTGAAGGGGCTGGAGGGGATGGAGGGGCGGCCCGGCTGA
- a CDS encoding 2-oxoacid:ferredoxin oxidoreductase subunit beta has translation MTEAISERPAQIEALSLVPKADAKQSMKDFKSDQEVRWCPGCGDYAVLAAVQGFMPELGLAKENIVFVSGIGCSSRFPYYMNTYGMHSIHGRAPAIATGLASSRRDLSVWVVTGDGDALSIGGNHLIHALRRNVNLKILLFNNRIYGLTKGQYSPTSEVGKITKSTPMGSLDAPFNPVSLALGAEASFVARTVDSDRKHLTSVLREAAAHPGTALVEIYQNCNIFNDGAFEVLKDKEQAEEAVIRLEHGQPIRFGALAPDGFGSKGVVRDPATGDLKVIDVREEGTGGVLVHDAHNPSPTTAFALSRLADADTLHHTPIGVLRSVDRPVYDTLMSDQLDAAIEQKGKGDLAALLAGNDTWTVVG, from the coding sequence ATGACTGAGGCGATCTCGGAGAGGCCCGCGCAGATCGAGGCGCTCTCCCTGGTGCCCAAGGCCGACGCCAAGCAGTCCATGAAGGACTTCAAGTCCGATCAGGAAGTGCGCTGGTGCCCCGGCTGTGGTGACTACGCCGTCCTCGCCGCCGTACAGGGCTTCATGCCCGAACTCGGCCTGGCGAAGGAGAACATCGTCTTCGTCTCCGGCATCGGCTGCTCCTCCCGCTTCCCGTACTACATGAACACCTACGGGATGCACTCGATCCACGGCCGCGCCCCGGCCATCGCCACCGGCCTGGCCTCCTCCCGGCGCGATCTGTCCGTATGGGTCGTCACCGGTGATGGCGACGCGCTGTCCATCGGCGGCAACCACCTCATCCACGCGCTCCGCCGCAACGTCAACCTCAAGATCCTGCTGTTCAACAACCGGATCTACGGTCTGACCAAGGGCCAGTACAGCCCCACCTCCGAGGTCGGCAAGATCACCAAGTCGACGCCGATGGGCTCGCTGGACGCGCCCTTCAACCCGGTCTCGCTCGCCCTCGGCGCCGAAGCCTCCTTCGTCGCCCGCACCGTCGACTCCGACCGCAAGCACCTCACCTCGGTGCTGCGCGAGGCCGCCGCCCACCCCGGCACGGCACTGGTGGAGATCTACCAGAACTGCAACATCTTCAACGACGGCGCCTTCGAGGTCCTCAAGGACAAGGAGCAGGCCGAGGAGGCCGTGATCCGCCTGGAGCACGGCCAGCCGATCCGCTTCGGCGCACTCGCCCCCGACGGCTTCGGCTCCAAGGGCGTGGTCCGCGACCCGGCCACCGGCGACCTCAAGGTCATCGACGTCCGGGAAGAGGGCACCGGCGGTGTGCTGGTGCACGACGCCCACAACCCCTCGCCCACCACGGCCTTCGCACTCTCCCGGCTCGCCGACGCCGACACCCTCCACCACACCCCGATCGGTGTGCTGCGCAGTGTCGACCGGCCGGTCTACGACACCCTGATGTCCGACCAGCTCGACGCCGCCATCGAGCAGAAGGGCAAGGGCGACCTGGCCGCACTGCTGGCCGGCAACGACACCTGGACGGTCGTCGGCTGA
- a CDS encoding 2-oxoacid:acceptor oxidoreductase subunit alpha, with amino-acid sequence MTSQVSSPAEQTDAALVGEQRASGNGGEAKEVRRLDRVIIRFAGDSGDGMQLTGDRFTSETASFGNDLSTLPNFPAEIRAPAGTLPGVSSFQLHFADHDILTPGDAPNVLVAMNPAALKANLADVPRGADIIVNTDEFTKRPMAKVGYATSPLEDGSLEAYNVHPVPLTTLTIEALKEFGLSRKEAERSKNMFALGLLSWMYHRPTEGTEKFLRAKFAKKPDIAEANVTAFRAGWNFGETTEDFAVSYEVAPATKDFPTGTYRNISGNLALSYGLIAAGRQSDLPLYLGSYPITPASDILHELSKHKNFGVRTFQAEDEIAGIGAALGAAFGGALAVTTTSGPGVALKSETIGLAVSLELPLLVVDIQRGGPSTGLPTKTEQADLLQAMYGRNGEAPVPIVAPRTPADCFDAALDAARIALTYRTPVFLLSDGYLANGSEPWRIPDVEELPDLRVQFASGTNHQLADGTEVFWPYKRDEQTLARPWAVPGTPGLEHRIGGIEKQDGTGNISYDPANHDFMVRTRQAKVDGIEVPDLEVDDPADDSGRGARTLALGWGSTYGPITAAVRRVRRAGEQIAQAHLRHLNPFPRNLGEVLARYDKVIVPEMNLGQLATLLRAKYLVDAHSHTQVSGMPFKAEQLAEVFKEAIND; translated from the coding sequence GTGACCAGCCAGGTCAGTAGCCCAGCCGAGCAGACCGACGCAGCGCTTGTCGGGGAACAACGCGCGTCCGGTAACGGCGGCGAAGCCAAAGAAGTCCGGCGTCTGGACCGGGTGATCATCCGGTTCGCCGGTGACTCCGGTGACGGTATGCAGCTCACCGGCGACCGGTTCACGTCCGAGACGGCATCATTCGGCAACGACCTGTCGACGCTGCCCAACTTCCCCGCCGAGATCCGGGCCCCTGCCGGGACCCTGCCGGGCGTCTCCAGCTTCCAGCTGCACTTCGCCGACCACGACATCCTCACGCCCGGTGACGCACCGAATGTGCTGGTCGCGATGAACCCCGCCGCGCTGAAGGCGAACCTCGCCGACGTCCCGCGGGGCGCGGACATCATCGTCAACACCGATGAGTTCACCAAGCGCCCGATGGCGAAGGTCGGCTACGCCACCAGCCCGCTGGAGGACGGCTCGCTGGAGGCCTACAACGTCCACCCGGTGCCGCTGACCACGCTGACGATCGAGGCGCTCAAGGAATTCGGGCTCTCCCGCAAGGAGGCCGAGCGCAGCAAGAACATGTTCGCGCTGGGTCTGCTGTCGTGGATGTACCACCGGCCGACCGAGGGCACCGAGAAGTTCCTGCGGGCGAAGTTCGCCAAGAAGCCGGATATCGCGGAGGCGAATGTCACCGCGTTCCGGGCGGGCTGGAACTTCGGCGAGACGACCGAGGACTTCGCCGTCTCCTACGAGGTCGCCCCGGCGACGAAGGACTTCCCCACCGGCACCTACCGGAACATCTCCGGGAATCTCGCGCTGTCCTACGGGCTGATCGCGGCGGGCCGGCAGTCGGACCTGCCACTGTATCTGGGCTCGTACCCGATCACCCCGGCCTCGGACATCCTGCATGAGCTGTCCAAGCACAAGAACTTCGGTGTGCGGACGTTCCAGGCGGAGGACGAGATCGCCGGTATCGGCGCTGCGCTGGGCGCGGCCTTCGGCGGCGCGCTGGCGGTGACGACCACCTCGGGCCCCGGGGTGGCGCTGAAGTCGGAGACCATCGGTCTCGCGGTCAGTCTCGAACTGCCGCTGCTGGTCGTGGACATCCAGCGCGGCGGCCCCTCGACGGGCCTGCCGACGAAGACCGAGCAGGCCGACCTGCTGCAGGCGATGTACGGGCGCAACGGCGAGGCCCCGGTGCCGATTGTGGCCCCCCGCACGCCCGCCGACTGCTTCGACGCGGCGCTGGACGCGGCCCGTATCGCACTGACCTACCGCACCCCCGTCTTCCTGCTCTCCGACGGCTATCTGGCCAACGGCTCGGAGCCGTGGCGGATCCCCGACGTCGAGGAACTGCCCGATCTGCGGGTCCAGTTCGCCTCCGGCACCAACCACCAGCTGGCGGACGGCACCGAGGTGTTCTGGCCCTACAAGCGCGACGAGCAGACGCTCGCCCGCCCCTGGGCCGTGCCCGGCACCCCGGGTCTGGAGCACCGCATCGGCGGCATCGAGAAGCAGGACGGCACCGGCAACATCTCCTACGACCCGGCCAACCACGACTTCATGGTGCGCACCCGCCAGGCGAAGGTGGACGGCATCGAGGTCCCCGACCTGGAGGTCGACGACCCCGCCGACGACAGCGGCCGGGGCGCCCGGACCCTCGCCCTGGGCTGGGGGTCGACCTACGGACCGATCACCGCGGCGGTCCGGCGCGTCCGGCGCGCGGGCGAACAGATCGCGCAGGCCCATCTGCGCCATCTCAACCCCTTCCCGCGGAATCTCGGCGAGGTGCTGGCGCGTTACGACAAGGTGATCGTGCCGGAGATGAACCTCGGACAGCTCGCCACCCTGCTGCGTGCCAAGTACCTCGTCGACGCGCACTCGCACACCCAGGTCAGCGGAATGCCGTTCAAGGCCGAGCAGCTCGCGGAGGTCTTTAAGGAGGCCATCAATGACTGA
- a CDS encoding response regulator transcription factor: MEDKVRVVIAEDSVLLREGLTRLLTDRGHEVVAGVGDGEALIKVIGELADEQALPDVVVADVRMPPTHTDEGVRASIRLRRDHPGLGVLVLSQYVEEQYATELLAGSSRGIGYLLKDRVAEVREFVDAVVRVAGGGTALDPEVVAQLLGRSRKQDVLERLTPREREVLGLMAEGRTNSAIARQLVVSDGAVEKHVSNIFLKLGLAQSDGDHRRVLAVLTYLNS; this comes from the coding sequence GTGGAGGACAAGGTGCGGGTGGTCATCGCCGAGGATTCGGTGCTGCTCCGGGAGGGCCTGACCAGGCTGCTCACCGACCGGGGGCATGAGGTCGTGGCCGGTGTGGGGGACGGCGAGGCGCTGATCAAGGTGATCGGGGAGCTGGCGGACGAGCAGGCGCTGCCGGATGTGGTGGTGGCGGATGTGCGGATGCCGCCGACGCACACCGACGAAGGGGTGCGGGCCTCGATCCGGCTGCGCCGGGACCATCCCGGCCTGGGCGTGCTGGTCCTCTCGCAGTACGTCGAGGAGCAGTACGCGACGGAGCTGCTGGCCGGTTCGAGCCGGGGCATCGGCTATCTGCTCAAGGACCGGGTGGCCGAGGTGCGGGAATTCGTCGACGCGGTGGTCCGGGTCGCCGGGGGCGGCACCGCGCTGGACCCGGAGGTGGTGGCCCAGCTGCTGGGCCGCAGCCGTAAGCAGGACGTACTGGAACGTCTGACACCCCGGGAGCGGGAGGTGCTGGGGCTGATGGCCGAAGGCCGGACGAACTCCGCGATCGCCCGGCAGCTGGTGGTCAGCGACGGCGCCGTGGAGAAGCACGTCAGCAATATCTTTCTGAAACTGGGCCTGGCGCAGAGTGACGGGGATCACCGCAGAGTGCTTGCGGTGCTCACCTATCTCAATTCCTGA
- a CDS encoding sensor histidine kinase, which translates to MDTAYAPSPRGSRVPVGLRAPFSGRTWREFLYLFLSLPLAVLMFVYAITVISLGAGLLVTFLGIPVLAGGLAGSRALGGLERARARTLLGLKVADPEPVRAAKPGLLGWVGAVLKSGVSWRHLIYSLLHFPWAIFSFVFSVTFWSIGWMLLSYPLWRWTFPAYLDQPGALMWDDGNGHGVYLDAPTEIGFTSGFGLLLVLAGPWVIHGLTQVDRIMVHGLLGPSSLATRVSQLESDRGVVVDTAAADLRRIERDLHDGAQARLVALAMDLGLAREKLAEDPQAAARMVDEAHGEVKIALQELRDLARGIHPAILTDRGLDPALSALSARCTVPVTVTVDLDHRPAAAIEGIAYFTASELIQNVSKHAQATSATLDVWRTADRLMVLVADNGRGGAHTDSGTGLAGLAERLEAVDGLLIVDSPIGGPTCVTAELPWRG; encoded by the coding sequence ATGGATACCGCATACGCACCGAGCCCCCGCGGCTCCCGTGTGCCCGTGGGGCTGCGCGCCCCGTTCTCCGGGCGCACCTGGCGGGAGTTCCTCTACCTCTTCCTCAGCCTCCCTCTGGCCGTCCTGATGTTCGTGTACGCGATAACGGTGATCTCGCTGGGCGCCGGCCTGCTGGTGACGTTCCTGGGGATCCCGGTGCTGGCGGGCGGTCTGGCGGGCAGCCGTGCCCTGGGCGGTCTGGAGCGGGCGCGGGCCCGCACCCTGCTGGGGCTGAAGGTGGCCGATCCGGAACCGGTCCGGGCCGCCAAGCCGGGCCTGCTGGGGTGGGTCGGGGCCGTGCTGAAGAGCGGGGTGTCCTGGCGGCACCTCATCTACTCCCTGCTGCACTTCCCGTGGGCGATCTTCTCCTTCGTCTTCTCGGTGACGTTCTGGTCCATCGGCTGGATGCTGCTGTCCTATCCGCTGTGGCGCTGGACGTTCCCCGCGTATCTCGACCAGCCGGGCGCCCTGATGTGGGACGACGGAAATGGCCACGGCGTCTATCTCGACGCCCCGACGGAGATCGGCTTCACCAGCGGGTTCGGACTGCTGCTGGTCCTGGCCGGGCCATGGGTGATCCATGGGCTGACGCAGGTGGACCGGATCATGGTCCACGGCCTGCTGGGGCCCTCCTCCCTCGCCACCCGGGTGTCGCAGCTGGAGTCGGACCGTGGGGTGGTGGTGGACACCGCGGCGGCCGACCTGCGGCGCATCGAGCGCGATCTGCACGACGGCGCACAGGCGCGGCTGGTGGCGCTCGCCATGGACCTGGGCCTGGCCAGGGAGAAGCTGGCGGAGGACCCGCAGGCCGCGGCCAGGATGGTGGACGAGGCGCACGGCGAGGTGAAGATCGCGCTCCAGGAGCTGCGTGACCTGGCCCGCGGCATCCATCCGGCGATCCTCACCGACCGGGGTCTCGACCCGGCGCTGTCGGCGCTGTCCGCGCGGTGCACGGTTCCGGTGACGGTGACCGTGGATCTGGACCACCGGCCGGCCGCGGCGATAGAGGGCATCGCGTACTTCACCGCCTCCGAGCTGATACAGAACGTCTCCAAGCACGCCCAGGCCACCAGCGCCACGCTCGACGTCTGGCGCACCGCGGACCGGCTGATGGTGCTGGTCGCGGACAACGGCCGGGGCGGCGCGCACACCGACAGCGGCACGGGCCTGGCGGGCCTCGCCGAACGGCTGGAGGCCGTCGACGGCCTGCTGATAGTCGACTCCCCGATCGGCGGTCCGACCTGCGTCACCGCCGAGCTGCCGTGGCGCGGATGA